The following proteins come from a genomic window of Acidimicrobiia bacterium:
- a CDS encoding TRAM domain-containing protein has translation MALRNDPPEVVNATITSVAVGGDGVARLPSGEVVFVEGAFPGDHVQAVVHTRAKRYLKAEVSEVLNAGAERIHGVCPHLHQGCGGCGWGNLAYEAQLRHKLDMVTQAVSRLGGHVDPPVELGAHLVESGFRTTVRALVDAGRGGFRAKREHRAVVVDSCRMAHPLVEELLVEGRFGSAHEVVLRAGAKTGERLALVYPNAAEVMLPSDVVVVGADELKAGRRAWYHEEVNGVTLRISAQSFFQSRHDGATALVDTVSKALVEVEPQARVADLYCGVGLFSAVAPVGTPVVAVERSASSVADAKVNLANANLVHHRSTRVDRVAVERWKPVAVDAVIADPPRSGLAKDGVAKINATGATSLALVSCDAGALGRDVSLLRASGWQLKRSTLVDLFADTPHVEVVSHFVR, from the coding sequence GTGGCCCTAAGAAATGACCCACCCGAAGTTGTAAACGCTACGATCACATCGGTGGCGGTGGGCGGCGACGGGGTAGCGCGCTTGCCAAGCGGCGAAGTGGTCTTTGTGGAAGGGGCCTTTCCTGGCGATCACGTTCAGGCGGTGGTGCACACACGGGCTAAACGGTATTTGAAGGCTGAAGTTTCTGAAGTCTTGAACGCCGGAGCTGAGCGGATTCACGGGGTGTGCCCACATTTACACCAAGGTTGTGGTGGCTGCGGCTGGGGAAATTTGGCTTATGAAGCCCAGCTTCGTCACAAGCTAGACATGGTCACCCAAGCAGTTTCCCGACTTGGTGGACATGTTGATCCGCCGGTTGAACTTGGTGCTCATTTAGTTGAGAGCGGTTTTCGCACGACGGTTCGAGCTTTGGTTGACGCGGGCCGTGGCGGCTTTCGCGCCAAACGTGAGCACCGCGCCGTGGTGGTTGATTCGTGTCGAATGGCGCATCCCTTAGTTGAGGAGTTGTTGGTCGAGGGGCGGTTTGGTTCGGCTCATGAGGTAGTGCTGCGTGCCGGAGCTAAGACCGGTGAACGCTTGGCGCTGGTGTACCCCAATGCTGCCGAGGTAATGCTGCCGTCCGACGTAGTCGTGGTGGGTGCCGATGAGTTAAAAGCTGGCCGCCGTGCCTGGTACCACGAAGAGGTGAATGGGGTTACCCTTCGAATCTCAGCTCAATCGTTCTTCCAAAGCCGCCACGATGGTGCCACCGCCCTTGTTGACACGGTATCTAAAGCTTTAGTTGAGGTTGAGCCCCAAGCTCGGGTGGCCGATCTTTATTGCGGAGTTGGGCTCTTTAGTGCCGTGGCACCTGTTGGTACGCCAGTGGTGGCGGTCGAACGTTCGGCCAGCTCGGTAGCCGACGCCAAAGTTAATTTAGCTAACGCGAACCTAGTACACCATCGCTCAACGAGGGTGGATAGGGTGGCGGTTGAGCGCTGGAAGCCGGTAGCGGTTGACGCCGTCATTGCCGATCCACCACGATCCGGTTTGGCCAAAGACGGAGTCGCAAAAATTAATGCTACCGGAGCGACCAGTTTGGCTTTGGTTAGCTGTGATGCTGGTGCCCTAGGGCGTGATGTGTCGTTGCTTCGAGCTAGTGGATGGCAGCTAAAGCGGTCGACCTTGGTTGATCTATTTGCCGATACTCCGCACGTCGAGGTGGTAAGTCATTTCGTGCGTTAA
- a CDS encoding bifunctional glycosyltransferase/class I SAM-dependent methyltransferase, whose protein sequence is MKRIGILVVAYNAATTLAKTLDRIPEDFRPRIDAILVSDDHSDDDTYLIGLGYQQQSNLPITVIRTHENLGYGGNQKLGYRWAIENNLDIVVLLHGDGQYAPELLPDIVAPLEAGSADAVFGSRMMERGRARKGGMPLYKYVGNKILTRMENAVAGANLSEWHSGYRAYATDALADIPFERNDDGFNFDTQIIVQMLEAGKRIKEIPIPTYYGDEISYVNGLVYAKDITNDVLRYRLHKMGFGTGELAFASNVYETKVGAHSSHAKLLDWANANQPLKILDLGCSDGVLSGHLTRAGHSVTAVDIEAHPNIATRCERFVKANLDLGIPDEINDQFDLVLAADVLEHVRNPERLLEDAKKRLAPGGRILVSVPNFGHWYPRFRTLLGVFDYDRRGILDVTHVRFFTKRSFLSLASRSGLKPVRFDSTGLPLEVKDRGAAKPNQDGQPDTSPHHEPGRLTKADRLLASIWPTMFGYQFLFELVPE, encoded by the coding sequence ATGAAACGAATAGGTATCTTGGTGGTGGCATACAACGCTGCCACCACGCTCGCAAAGACACTTGATCGCATACCCGAGGACTTTCGTCCCCGCATTGATGCCATCTTGGTGAGTGATGACCACAGTGACGACGACACCTATCTAATCGGCCTCGGCTACCAGCAGCAGTCGAATCTTCCGATCACGGTCATTCGGACACATGAAAATCTGGGCTATGGCGGCAACCAAAAGCTAGGCTACCGCTGGGCCATAGAAAACAACCTCGACATCGTCGTGCTTTTACACGGTGATGGTCAGTACGCCCCTGAGCTTCTACCCGACATTGTGGCACCGCTTGAAGCGGGCAGTGCCGATGCTGTCTTTGGTTCGCGAATGATGGAACGCGGCCGAGCTCGCAAGGGCGGTATGCCGCTTTACAAGTATGTCGGTAACAAGATTCTCACCCGTATGGAAAACGCGGTAGCTGGTGCGAACTTGTCGGAGTGGCACTCGGGCTATCGTGCCTATGCCACCGATGCCTTGGCCGATATTCCCTTTGAGCGAAACGACGACGGCTTCAACTTCGACACCCAGATCATTGTGCAGATGTTGGAAGCCGGAAAGCGCATCAAAGAGATTCCGATTCCTACCTACTATGGCGACGAAATCTCTTATGTGAACGGTCTGGTCTACGCCAAAGACATCACCAATGATGTGCTGCGCTATCGCCTCCACAAAATGGGCTTCGGTACCGGTGAATTGGCTTTTGCGTCGAATGTTTATGAAACCAAGGTTGGCGCCCACAGCTCTCACGCCAAGCTTCTCGACTGGGCCAACGCCAACCAACCGTTAAAGATTTTGGATTTGGGCTGTTCAGATGGGGTGCTTAGCGGACATCTAACCCGCGCTGGCCATTCCGTTACCGCCGTTGATATTGAGGCCCACCCTAATATTGCCACCCGATGCGAACGTTTCGTTAAGGCCAACCTAGATCTTGGCATCCCCGACGAGATTAACGACCAATTCGACCTCGTACTGGCAGCCGATGTTTTAGAACACGTTCGTAACCCCGAGCGCCTTCTAGAAGATGCCAAAAAACGCTTGGCCCCTGGTGGACGCATCTTGGTCAGCGTGCCCAACTTTGGGCATTGGTATCCGCGGTTTCGCACCTTGCTGGGAGTCTTCGATTACGACCGCCGCGGCATTCTTGATGTCACCCACGTACGCTTCTTCACCAAACGCAGCTTCTTATCACTAGCTTCACGTTCAGGTTTGAAACCCGTCCGTTTCGACAGCACTGGCCTACCCCTAGAGGTGAAAGACCGGGGGGCGGCCAAGCCGAACCAAGACGGACAACCAGACACCTCACCACATCATGAGCCCGGTCGACTCACTAAAGCCGATCGCCTATTGGCTTCGATTTGGCCCACCATGTTTGGGTACCAGTTCCTCTTTGAACTAGTACCCGAATGA
- a CDS encoding phosphotransferase family protein: MDGIDVEKVTDWMVTNTPPITPPLTFDLIAGGRSNLTYAVTDAVGRKVVLRRPPVSHVLASAHDMGREYRVISALQDTNVPVPETYGYCDDPTVNGASFYVMSFMDGYILRTLEDVEAAFPVEKRLAAGLDLADVLVDLHNVDPDEVGLGDLGKREDYLGRQLKRWNSQFHASQDQAREGGVFRPAEIVTQVHDQLVAMKPEQQRVSLAHADYRLDNCMYGADGKIIAVLDWELCTLGDPVADLATMLMFWADREDEGAAIGAASAAPGFPTRAELIERYASKSDLDLSDLNYYIAFAHWRLACILEGVFVRFATGAMADASEESVKSSVAMGNEVIRRSGLAQDLLAQK; the protein is encoded by the coding sequence ATGGATGGCATTGACGTAGAAAAGGTCACGGATTGGATGGTGACGAACACTCCGCCAATCACCCCACCCTTGACCTTTGATCTGATCGCTGGTGGCCGTTCGAACCTAACCTACGCCGTGACCGATGCTGTTGGTCGCAAGGTGGTGTTACGTCGTCCACCCGTTAGCCACGTTTTGGCCAGTGCCCACGACATGGGTCGTGAATATCGAGTGATTTCGGCGCTTCAAGACACCAACGTGCCGGTACCTGAAACTTATGGCTACTGCGACGATCCGACGGTGAACGGCGCCTCGTTCTATGTCATGAGCTTCATGGATGGATACATTCTGCGTACCCTCGAGGATGTTGAGGCCGCTTTCCCAGTTGAAAAGCGCCTCGCCGCCGGGCTCGATTTGGCCGATGTGCTAGTAGATTTGCACAACGTCGACCCCGACGAGGTTGGTTTGGGTGACTTGGGTAAGCGAGAAGACTATCTGGGTCGTCAACTAAAACGTTGGAACAGCCAATTCCACGCCTCACAAGATCAAGCCCGAGAAGGCGGAGTTTTTAGACCAGCTGAGATAGTGACGCAGGTACACGACCAGTTGGTTGCCATGAAGCCAGAACAACAAAGAGTTTCATTGGCCCATGCTGACTATCGGCTCGATAACTGTATGTATGGTGCCGACGGCAAAATCATCGCCGTTTTGGACTGGGAACTATGCACGCTCGGTGACCCGGTGGCCGATTTAGCCACCATGTTGATGTTCTGGGCCGACCGTGAAGACGAAGGGGCCGCTATCGGTGCTGCTTCAGCCGCTCCAGGCTTCCCAACCCGGGCCGAGCTGATAGAACGGTACGCGTCGAAGTCTGATCTTGACCTGTCAGATTTGAACTACTACATCGCCTTTGCTCATTGGCGGCTGGCCTGCATTTTGGAAGGTGTTTTCGTTCGTTTTGCCACTGGTGCCATGGCTGACGCCAGTGAAGAATCGGTGAAAAGTTCGGTTGCCATGGGGAACGAGGTCATTCGCCGTTCAGGACTAGCTCAAGATCTTCTGGCCCAGAAATAA